The genomic DNA GGGTCTGGAGGAGGAAGAGAAATAATGGAAACGATGCTGTTGCATTCTTTACAAACTTTTTCGAGCGTTGAGGCGACATTTCTGCCTCTTTCTATAACTGGATTCACTTCGAGCCCTTTACGAGAAAGAGTATCCACGGCTTGTTGGAGAATTTGCGCAGCCTTTTCTTCTTCCTCGCTACGAGGTGTATCCAATGGAAGAGCACGAGGAACCACGAGGGCATAGATTGCTTCTACGGAAAGCAAACGCATCTCGGCGATGCATGCGGCAAGTGCGATTGCATGAGAGTCCGCACCACTTCCACACAAGGAGAGCAAGAGTGTGCCTGTCGTATGTTTCTTTTTCGGTTTTTCTTCGCGAATTTCCTGAAGCAAATCTAAAGAATGTCTTGCCTCGTCTACGGTTCCCGCAATTGCCAACTCCGAGCGGATGTCGGG from Fimbriimonadales bacterium includes the following:
- a CDS encoding STAS domain-containing protein, coding for MTVESVGDIIKLSGDLTSNQWQAIKTAASLLLKKHPQGIVVDCSGLRKVTEEGAQTFYDMMVYIQSKKARIIVAAVPEHVRKVISHVPDIRSELAIAGTVDEARHSLDLLQEIREEKPKKKHTTGTLLLSLCGSGADSHAIALAACIAEMRLLSVEAIYALVVPRALPLDTPRSEEEEKAAQILQQAVDTLSRKGLEVNPVIERGRNVASTLEKVCKECNSIVSIISLPPPDPRTGEPRATIEEVLERLPSEVILIREPKK